One window of the Eucalyptus grandis isolate ANBG69807.140 chromosome 8, ASM1654582v1, whole genome shotgun sequence genome contains the following:
- the LOC104438137 gene encoding 12-oxophytodienoate reductase 3 isoform X1 produces MATHEMGTNLFTPCKMGKFDLTHRVVMAPMTRCRAVDDTPLPAHAEYYAQRASEGGLLIAEGTAISNTGTAFPGSPGIYTEEQVEAWKKVADAVHSKGGIIFCQEFHAGRASNRVYQPGGAAPISSTNQSISDKWKIHMPDRSLDVYHKPRALQTHEVWQVIEQHRLAAKNAIRAGFDGVEVHAAHGFLIDQFLKDSINDRTDEFGGSIENRCRFLMEIIKVVVGEIGADRTGVRISPVVDYNDATDSDPLGLGLAIIERLNKFQDELGSKLAYLHVTRPRFMAAPTEEEGEDEEARLMRAWRKAYQGTFMSTGGFTRELGMKALVDGDADLISYGRLFISNPDLVHRFKVDAPLNSYNRETFYIQDPVVGYIDYPFLDQENKEVAH; encoded by the exons ATGGCTACGCACGAAATGGGCACGAACCTCTTCACTCCATGCAAGATGGGCAAGTTTGATCTGACTCACAG GGTGGTGATGGCACCCATGACGAGATGTAGAGCGGTCGATGATACTCCGTTGCCGGCTCATGCGGAGTACTACGCACAAAGGGCAAGCGAGGGCGGTCTTCTCATCGCAGAAGGCACCGCCATCTCCAACACGGGCACCGC GTTTCCGGGTAGTCCTGGGATTTACACTGAAGAGCAAGTCGAAGCGTGGAAGAAGGTGGCGGATGCTGTTCATTCCAAAGGCGGCATCATTTTCTGTCAAGAGTTTCACGCTGGTCGCGCCTCCAATCGTG TTTATCAACCTGGGGGAGCCGCACCGATTTCGTCTACAAATCAATCTATTTCCGATAAATGGAAAATCCACATGCCCGATAGGAGTCTTGATGTTTATCACAAACCAAGAGCCCTCCAAACACATGAAGTATGGCAGGTTATCGAGCAACATCGACTAGCAGCTAAAAATGCCATTCGAGCAG GTTTCGATGGGGTTGAGGTCCATGCAGCACATGGCTTCCTCATTGATCAATTCTTAAAGGACTCGATCAATGATAGAACGGATGAATTTGGCGGATCGATTGAGAACAGATGTAGATTCTTGATGGAGATTATCAAAGtggttgttggagaaattgGCGCTGATCGAACGGGAGTTAGAATTTCACCGGTAGTCGACTATAATGATGCCACGGACTCCGATCCGCTCGGTTTAGGCCTAGCAATCATTGAGAGACTAAACAAGTTTCAAGACGAGTTAGGCTCGAAACTGGCCTATCTCCATGTGACTCGGCCTCGATTCATGGCTGCTCCCACAGAAGAAGAAGGCGAGGACGAAGAAGCTCGATTGATGAGAGCCTGGAGGAAAGCTTATCAAGGTACTTTCATGTCGACTGGTGGTTTCACTCGAGAGCTCGGGATGAAGGCTCTGGTTGATGGAGACGCAGACTTGATATCGTATGGTCGGCTCTTCATCTCTAACCCCGATTTGGTTCACCGGTTCAAGGTTGATGCACCATTGAACAGTTACAACAGAGAAACATTTTATATTCAAGATCCAGTTGTCGGTTACATAGATTACCCATTTCTTGACCAGGAAAATAAGGAAGTGGCACATTAG
- the LOC104438137 gene encoding 12-oxophytodienoate reductase 3 isoform X2 → MATHEMGTNLFTPCKMGKFDLTHRVVMAPMTRCRAVDDTPLPAHAEYYAQRASEGGLLIAEGTAISNTGTAFPGSPGIYTEEQVEAWKKVADAVHSKGGIIFCQEFHAGRASNLYQPGGAAPISSTNQSISDKWKIHMPDRSLDVYHKPRALQTHEVWQVIEQHRLAAKNAIRAGFDGVEVHAAHGFLIDQFLKDSINDRTDEFGGSIENRCRFLMEIIKVVVGEIGADRTGVRISPVVDYNDATDSDPLGLGLAIIERLNKFQDELGSKLAYLHVTRPRFMAAPTEEEGEDEEARLMRAWRKAYQGTFMSTGGFTRELGMKALVDGDADLISYGRLFISNPDLVHRFKVDAPLNSYNRETFYIQDPVVGYIDYPFLDQENKEVAH, encoded by the exons ATGGCTACGCACGAAATGGGCACGAACCTCTTCACTCCATGCAAGATGGGCAAGTTTGATCTGACTCACAG GGTGGTGATGGCACCCATGACGAGATGTAGAGCGGTCGATGATACTCCGTTGCCGGCTCATGCGGAGTACTACGCACAAAGGGCAAGCGAGGGCGGTCTTCTCATCGCAGAAGGCACCGCCATCTCCAACACGGGCACCGC GTTTCCGGGTAGTCCTGGGATTTACACTGAAGAGCAAGTCGAAGCGTGGAAGAAGGTGGCGGATGCTGTTCATTCCAAAGGCGGCATCATTTTCTGTCAAGAGTTTCACGCTGGTCGCGCCTCCAATC TTTATCAACCTGGGGGAGCCGCACCGATTTCGTCTACAAATCAATCTATTTCCGATAAATGGAAAATCCACATGCCCGATAGGAGTCTTGATGTTTATCACAAACCAAGAGCCCTCCAAACACATGAAGTATGGCAGGTTATCGAGCAACATCGACTAGCAGCTAAAAATGCCATTCGAGCAG GTTTCGATGGGGTTGAGGTCCATGCAGCACATGGCTTCCTCATTGATCAATTCTTAAAGGACTCGATCAATGATAGAACGGATGAATTTGGCGGATCGATTGAGAACAGATGTAGATTCTTGATGGAGATTATCAAAGtggttgttggagaaattgGCGCTGATCGAACGGGAGTTAGAATTTCACCGGTAGTCGACTATAATGATGCCACGGACTCCGATCCGCTCGGTTTAGGCCTAGCAATCATTGAGAGACTAAACAAGTTTCAAGACGAGTTAGGCTCGAAACTGGCCTATCTCCATGTGACTCGGCCTCGATTCATGGCTGCTCCCACAGAAGAAGAAGGCGAGGACGAAGAAGCTCGATTGATGAGAGCCTGGAGGAAAGCTTATCAAGGTACTTTCATGTCGACTGGTGGTTTCACTCGAGAGCTCGGGATGAAGGCTCTGGTTGATGGAGACGCAGACTTGATATCGTATGGTCGGCTCTTCATCTCTAACCCCGATTTGGTTCACCGGTTCAAGGTTGATGCACCATTGAACAGTTACAACAGAGAAACATTTTATATTCAAGATCCAGTTGTCGGTTACATAGATTACCCATTTCTTGACCAGGAAAATAAGGAAGTGGCACATTAG